The bacterium Unc6 genome includes a window with the following:
- a CDS encoding DNA polymerase I has product MKIVLIDGNNLCYKAYYAIHNLSTSSGMPTNAIYGMFITLRKLISEGKPDAIAVCMDSKGPTLRQEQFVFYKKSRKPIPADLLKQMPYIKKMMELLGIKTIEMKGYEADDIIGSLTKKAVCYGLDVEIISSDKDLLQLVGENVLVRKEQEKPPMDEQAVREVYGISPSLIPDYLALVGDRIDDIPGVPGIGPKAAKELILGYGTIENILSNVENIPNPRVKQALNNFKEQAIISKQLTHLIDIDIDFNIHEFLLKEQKKGELLEFLRQMEFRTFLTEYSNKNNKEIFFQKVKTQDIAKDVEEILSCAGVSVMFSEKIGCAFSIPSSKTFFFEITDIDLCLKIFNSHLPKYGYNFKDIIKFLMDKNANIQNIAGDLLIETHLLRGNRGAPGVNEIAAEYLLENPVSCSEQWEKICYCADAISRVHKKIRKLIKEEGMERLLLDIEIPLTLTLARAEKAGVCLDTELLTGLGKNIEDRINKIKIQMCEEAGIDFNPNSPKQVSDVLFNRLKLPAKKKTKTGYSTDAQVLLELSENTPFVRTLLEYRQTKIYSTYIEQLSSSRNTSTGCIHTLLSQTDTATGRLSSSEPNLQNIPIKTEVGRQIRRCFIPKSQNRCFISADYSQVELRVLAHFSKDENLISAFSQGLDIHCATAKLIYGTNKINDSMRSFAKTINFGIIYGISPYGLSKELKISVEEAEGFISAYFEKYSGVRNYINNFIKCAYTDGFVRTLFGRKRFIPELKNSEQQIRQLGERIAINTPLQGSAAEIIKIAMIKLDSHLQKERLGASIVLQVHDELLLDAPQDIAKDVCRAVKNIMENAVNISVPLRADVKVGKNWLEMQTV; this is encoded by the coding sequence ATGAAAATTGTCTTAATAGATGGCAACAACCTTTGTTATAAAGCATATTATGCGATACATAATCTTTCTACCTCATCGGGAATGCCTACAAATGCAATATATGGAATGTTCATAACACTGAGGAAACTAATTTCCGAAGGAAAACCCGATGCGATTGCAGTATGTATGGATTCAAAAGGTCCTACCTTAAGACAGGAACAGTTTGTTTTTTATAAGAAAAGCAGAAAGCCTATCCCGGCTGACCTTTTAAAACAGATGCCTTATATTAAAAAAATGATGGAATTGTTAGGTATAAAAACCATAGAAATGAAAGGATATGAGGCGGATGATATAATAGGTTCTTTGACAAAAAAAGCAGTCTGTTATGGATTAGATGTTGAGATTATATCTTCGGATAAGGATCTGCTACAACTTGTAGGGGAAAATGTTTTGGTAAGAAAAGAGCAGGAAAAGCCCCCGATGGATGAACAGGCCGTCAGAGAGGTCTATGGTATTTCTCCTTCACTTATCCCTGATTATCTTGCACTTGTCGGGGATAGGATAGATGATATACCGGGTGTTCCAGGAATAGGACCAAAGGCTGCAAAAGAACTTATTTTAGGATACGGAACAATTGAAAATATACTTTCAAATGTAGAAAACATCCCCAACCCGAGGGTAAAGCAGGCACTGAATAATTTTAAGGAGCAGGCAATAATTTCAAAACAACTTACCCATCTTATTGATATAGATATAGATTTTAATATCCATGAATTTCTGTTAAAAGAGCAGAAAAAAGGTGAATTGCTTGAATTTTTAAGGCAGATGGAGTTTAGAACATTTCTTACAGAATATTCCAATAAAAACAACAAAGAGATTTTTTTCCAGAAAGTGAAAACACAAGATATAGCAAAAGATGTTGAAGAAATTCTTTCCTGTGCAGGGGTATCTGTTATGTTCAGTGAGAAAATAGGTTGTGCATTTTCAATTCCATCTTCAAAAACTTTTTTCTTTGAAATAACAGATATAGATTTATGCTTGAAAATATTTAATTCTCACCTTCCCAAGTATGGATATAATTTTAAAGACATAATTAAGTTTTTGATGGATAAGAATGCAAATATCCAAAATATTGCAGGAGACTTATTGATAGAAACACACCTTTTAAGAGGAAACAGAGGTGCGCCGGGTGTAAATGAAATTGCTGCTGAATATCTTTTAGAAAACCCTGTATCCTGTTCCGAGCAATGGGAAAAGATTTGTTATTGTGCAGATGCCATATCAAGGGTTCATAAAAAAATAAGGAAACTGATTAAAGAAGAGGGAATGGAAAGACTTCTTCTTGATATTGAGATTCCTCTTACGCTTACGCTTGCAAGAGCAGAAAAAGCAGGAGTATGTCTTGATACAGAATTGTTAACTGGATTAGGAAAAAATATTGAGGATAGAATCAATAAAATAAAAATTCAGATGTGTGAAGAAGCAGGTATTGATTTTAATCCTAATTCACCCAAACAGGTATCTGATGTGCTGTTTAATAGATTAAAATTGCCGGCAAAAAAGAAGACCAAAACCGGTTATTCAACAGATGCACAGGTGCTATTGGAGCTTTCTGAAAATACTCCATTTGTCCGAACACTTCTTGAGTACAGGCAGACAAAAATTTATTCTACATACATTGAACAGTTATCTTCTTCAAGAAACACATCAACAGGATGTATCCACACACTTTTAAGCCAGACAGATACCGCAACAGGAAGGCTTTCAAGTTCTGAGCCAAACCTTCAAAATATCCCGATTAAGACAGAGGTAGGGCGTCAGATAAGAAGGTGTTTTATTCCAAAATCGCAGAACAGATGTTTTATTTCTGCCGATTATTCGCAAGTGGAATTAAGGGTGCTGGCACATTTCAGTAAAGATGAAAACCTTATCAGCGCATTTAGCCAGGGTTTAGATATACACTGTGCAACTGCCAAACTTATATACGGGACCAATAAGATTAATGATTCTATGAGAAGTTTTGCAAAAACTATAAACTTCGGCATTATATATGGAATAAGCCCGTATGGGCTTTCAAAAGAGTTGAAGATATCTGTAGAAGAAGCAGAGGGATTTATCAGTGCATATTTTGAAAAATACTCAGGTGTTAGGAATTATATAAACAATTTTATCAAGTGTGCATATACCGACGGTTTTGTGAGAACACTTTTTGGAAGAAAAAGATTTATACCTGAATTAAAAAATTCTGAACAACAGATAAGGCAGTTAGGAGAAAGAATAGCAATAAACACACCCCTGCAGGGAAGTGCCGCTGAAATTATAAAAATTGCAATGATAAAATTAGATTCACATTTACAAAAAGAAAGACTTGGTGCATCTATTGTTCTTCAGGTTCATGATGAACTGTTATTAGACGCCCCGCAGGATATAGCAAAAGATGTTTGTAGGGCTGTAAAAAATATTATGGAAAATGCTGTTAATATAAGTGTCCCGCTAAGGGCGGATGTGAAGGTTGGGAAAAACTGGTTGGAGATGCAAACAGTATAA
- a CDS encoding dephospho-CoA kinase encodes MKIIGLTGCIGSGKTTVAKILKRLGAQIIEADAVSHQLIQPTHTGPLNAWKKVVKIFGTDILSADNRIDRKKLSEIVFSNPSCLRKLESILHPMIINNIKKQILYFKKQSASFIVIEAPLLIETGLDKIVDKIIVVKTPQDIRLRRVSKKLKITIKDVKEREKHQLTQKQKLKYADFVIDNSGSIKETRKQVEKIVGSIVGGSR; translated from the coding sequence ATGAAAATAATAGGGTTAACAGGTTGTATAGGTTCAGGGAAAACAACGGTTGCAAAAATTTTAAAAAGGCTTGGAGCGCAGATTATAGAAGCAGATGCTGTCTCGCATCAGCTCATCCAGCCAACGCACACAGGGCCCTTAAATGCATGGAAAAAGGTAGTAAAGATTTTTGGCACAGATATACTTTCTGCCGATAATAGAATTGACAGGAAAAAACTTTCTGAGATTGTATTTTCTAACCCTTCTTGTTTAAGGAAATTAGAATCTATCCTTCATCCTATGATTATAAATAATATAAAAAAACAGATTTTATATTTTAAAAAACAATCGGCAAGTTTTATTGTTATTGAAGCTCCTCTTTTAATAGAAACCGGCCTTGATAAAATTGTTGATAAAATAATAGTTGTAAAAACCCCGCAAGATATAAGATTAAGAAGAGTGTCCAAAAAACTTAAAATCACCATCAAAGATGTAAAAGAAAGAGAAAAACATCAATTAACACAGAAACAAAAACTGAAATATGCAGATTTTGTTATAGATAATTCAGGAAGCATTAAAGAAACAAGAAAACAAGTGGAAAAAATAGTAGGTAGTATTGTAGGAGGTAGTAGGTAG
- a CDS encoding transcription termination factor Rho — MDITKLQGMKISGLTKIAKELHISGTTSIKKQDLVFKILQTQAEKEGFMFGQGVLEILPDGFGFLRSPKYNYLPSPDDIYISPSQIRRFNLLTGDTVSGQMRPPKEGEKYFALLKVKAVNDSDPELSKDIPLFDNLIPLYPHERLVLEVQSEEVSTRIINLLTPIGKGQRGLIVAPPYSGKTVLLQKIANAITTNHEEVYLIVLLIDERPEEVTDMQRSVKGEVISSTFDEPAERHVQIAEIVLEKAKRLVEHKKDVVILLDSITRLARAYNTVVPPSGKLLSGGVDANALHKPKRFFGAARSIEEGGSLTILATALIDTGSRMDEVIFEEFKGTGNMELTLDRSLFQRRIYPAIDIKKSNTRKEELLLTPEELRLMWVLRKVLNEMNGIEAMEALANRLKKTKTNAEFLKNITQGL; from the coding sequence ATAGATATAACCAAACTTCAGGGGATGAAGATTTCGGGGCTTACAAAGATAGCAAAGGAATTGCATATCAGTGGTACAACAAGCATTAAAAAACAGGACCTTGTTTTTAAAATTCTTCAAACACAGGCTGAAAAAGAAGGATTTATGTTTGGACAGGGCGTTCTTGAGATATTGCCCGATGGTTTTGGATTTTTAAGAAGCCCTAAATATAATTATCTTCCCAGTCCGGATGATATTTATATATCACCTTCGCAGATAAGAAGGTTTAATCTCTTAACAGGAGACACAGTAAGCGGACAGATGAGGCCCCCCAAAGAGGGAGAAAAATATTTTGCATTACTTAAAGTTAAAGCAGTGAATGATTCTGATCCTGAATTGTCAAAAGATATTCCGCTTTTTGATAATCTTATTCCACTGTATCCGCATGAAAGATTAGTCTTAGAAGTACAATCAGAAGAAGTGTCAACAAGAATAATAAATCTTCTTACCCCCATTGGTAAAGGGCAGAGGGGTCTGATAGTTGCTCCTCCGTATAGTGGTAAGACTGTTCTTCTTCAAAAAATAGCAAATGCAATAACAACAAATCATGAAGAGGTCTATCTGATAGTTCTTCTTATAGACGAAAGGCCTGAGGAAGTTACGGATATGCAAAGGTCTGTAAAAGGAGAGGTGATAAGCTCTACATTTGATGAGCCTGCTGAACGACATGTCCAGATTGCAGAGATAGTTCTTGAAAAGGCAAAAAGGCTTGTTGAACATAAAAAGGATGTGGTAATTCTTCTTGATAGTATTACCCGTCTTGCACGCGCATATAACACAGTTGTTCCACCTTCCGGGAAACTGCTTTCAGGCGGTGTTGATGCAAACGCACTTCACAAACCGAAAAGGTTTTTTGGTGCCGCAAGGTCTATTGAAGAAGGGGGAAGCCTTACAATCCTTGCAACTGCTCTGATAGATACAGGTTCTCGTATGGATGAGGTAATATTTGAAGAGTTTAAAGGCACAGGAAATATGGAACTAACACTGGACAGGTCCCTTTTCCAGAGAAGGATTTATCCAGCAATTGATATAAAAAAGTCAAACACAAGAAAAGAGGAGCTTTTACTTACCCCAGAGGAATTAAGGCTGATGTGGGTATTAAGAAAGGTATTAAATGAGATGAACGGTATTGAGGCGATGGAGGCTCTTGCAAATAGATTAAAAAAGACTAAAACCAATGCAGAGTTTTTAAAGAATATTACACAGGGGTTGTGA
- a CDS encoding 50S ribosomal protein L31 has product MKEKIHPMLKETTITCVCGNVIRTRSTKENIRVEICSSCHPFYTGKQKFIDTAGRIDRFKKKYGKKP; this is encoded by the coding sequence ATGAAAGAAAAAATACATCCCATGTTAAAAGAAACAACAATAACCTGTGTGTGCGGGAATGTTATAAGGACACGCTCTACAAAAGAAAATATAAGAGTAGAAATATGTAGCAGTTGTCATCCTTTTTATACGGGCAAACAAAAATTTATTGATACCGCAGGACGCATAGATAGATTCAAAAAAAAGTATGGAAAAAAGCCTTGA
- a CDS encoding peptide chain release factor 1 yields the protein MEKSLEETTKKYFEGLLNRIKEIDALFSGGTSDTSSYINLAKEKNKILPLVETYNRFCSICRQYEDTEQLLSTVQEDQQIIELAREELTSLQNEKAEILTKLEDFLIGEKKEENQNIILEIRAGTGGAEAALFVADLCRMYNRYAQSKGWKWESMDTHPSEFGGLKEVVISIEGESVYNLMKHESGVHRVQRVPVTEAGGRIHTSTASVAVMQEAEDIDIKIDPKDIKIDVYRSGGKGGQGVNTTDSAVRLTHVPSKMVVTCQDERSQLKNKNRAMKVLRARLYDLYKKEQEKELAKTRKLQIGSAERSEKIRTYNFSEHRITDHRIGLTAYRLQEVMDGNLDIILEPLLTFAREEQLKKILV from the coding sequence ATGGAAAAAAGCCTTGAAGAAACTACAAAAAAGTATTTTGAAGGTCTTTTAAACAGAATAAAAGAAATTGACGCTCTGTTCTCCGGCGGAACCTCTGATACATCTTCTTATATAAATCTTGCGAAGGAAAAAAATAAAATCCTTCCCTTGGTTGAAACATACAACAGGTTCTGCTCTATTTGTAGACAGTATGAAGATACAGAGCAATTACTTTCAACTGTTCAAGAAGACCAACAGATTATCGAACTTGCCAGAGAAGAATTAACAAGCCTTCAAAATGAAAAGGCAGAGATTCTTACAAAACTTGAAGATTTTCTCATCGGTGAAAAAAAGGAAGAGAATCAGAATATTATACTTGAGATAAGGGCCGGAACAGGAGGGGCAGAAGCAGCACTTTTTGTTGCCGACCTTTGCCGTATGTATAACAGATATGCACAATCAAAAGGCTGGAAGTGGGAATCTATGGATACACACCCTTCGGAGTTTGGCGGATTAAAAGAGGTGGTTATTAGTATAGAGGGTGAAAGTGTCTATAACCTGATGAAGCATGAAAGCGGTGTGCACAGAGTCCAGAGGGTTCCGGTTACAGAGGCAGGCGGCAGGATACATACTTCTACTGCAAGCGTGGCTGTTATGCAGGAGGCAGAAGATATAGATATAAAAATAGATCCTAAAGATATAAAAATAGATGTTTATCGTTCAGGTGGTAAGGGTGGACAGGGTGTAAATACAACAGATTCTGCTGTTCGTCTTACACATGTCCCCAGTAAGATGGTTGTAACCTGCCAGGATGAAAGGTCGCAATTGAAAAATAAAAACAGGGCAATGAAAGTATTAAGGGCAAGGCTATATGATTTATATAAAAAAGAACAGGAAAAAGAACTTGCAAAAACAAGAAAATTGCAGATTGGAAGTGCAGAAAGAAGTGAAAAAATAAGGACATATAATTTTTCCGAACACAGAATAACAGACCATAGAATTGGGCTAACAGCTTATAGGCTACAGGAAGTAATGGACGGGAATCTTGATATAATATTAGAACCCCTTCTTACTTTTGCAAGAGAAGAGCAGTTGAAAAAAATTTTAGTATGA
- a CDS encoding protein-(glutamine-N5) methyltransferase, release factor-specific, translated as MIQTPINVVQEGTGLLSDVDGIKNPEQEAAFLFRELFGEEYCFFEGEILKSRYSKYIEYINKRRALYPIQYITGKAYFDDIIYEVGEGVFIPRQDTELLIEEAVRVYKGGNILDICTGCGNIAISLAKRFKESRIFATDISQKAISCAKKNAHRILPCYDIRWMCTNLWNGISNTKFSLIVSNPPYLSSKDLLNIPDNVKKEPITALYGGKNGCVIIKRIIKKAWQMLEDGGYILIEIGDNHKIDVLSMAEGTKRYKRFYTIKNLFGIDRILCLRG; from the coding sequence ATGATTCAAACTCCAATTAATGTTGTCCAAGAGGGAACGGGGCTTCTTTCTGATGTAGATGGAATAAAAAATCCTGAACAGGAGGCCGCTTTTTTATTCAGAGAATTGTTTGGAGAAGAATATTGTTTTTTTGAGGGAGAAATTTTAAAATCCCGTTATTCTAAATATATTGAATATATAAATAAAAGAAGAGCTCTTTACCCTATCCAATATATAACCGGAAAGGCATATTTTGATGATATAATTTATGAGGTTGGCGAGGGAGTTTTTATACCGAGGCAGGATACAGAATTACTTATAGAAGAAGCAGTAAGGGTTTATAAAGGCGGTAACATACTTGATATATGCACAGGCTGTGGCAATATAGCCATTAGTCTTGCAAAAAGATTTAAGGAAAGCAGAATATTTGCAACTGATATATCACAGAAGGCAATCTCTTGTGCAAAAAAAAATGCACACAGGATCCTTCCCTGTTATGATATAAGATGGATGTGTACAAATTTGTGGAATGGAATAAGCAATACAAAATTTTCTCTTATTGTCTCAAATCCGCCTTACCTTTCATCAAAGGATTTGTTAAATATTCCGGATAATGTCAAAAAAGAACCCATAACAGCATTATATGGCGGGAAAAACGGGTGTGTAATCATTAAAAGAATAATAAAAAAGGCATGGCAGATGTTAGAAGACGGCGGTTATATTCTGATTGAGATAGGAGATAATCACAAAATAGATGTTTTAAGTATGGCAGAAGGAACAAAACGGTACAAAAGATTTTATACAATAAAAAATTTATTCGGTATTGACAGGATATTGTGCTTACGGGGCTGA
- a CDS encoding UDP-N-acetylglucosamine 1-carboxyvinyltransferase, with protein MDKFVIEGGYELKGSIQVSGSKNSALPILAATLLTNEPCVIENVPNLKDTRSMIKLLKGLGADIQWTGTTIMVHSGEDIGTEAPYEIVREMRASFCVLGPILARKKTARVSFPGGCIIGARPVDLHLKGMSLLGADIKIEDGYVVANTKGLRGSRIYLAGAYGSSVLATANVMMAASLAKGTTLIENAASEPEVADLARFLIKMGAKIKGTGNSILEITGVQHLKGIRHRIIPDRIEAGTFAIAGAMIGEDVKIKNCINEHMGAVINFLKEADIPLQAKEDYLWVRKPKSRKSVSITTLPYPGFPTDLQAQAMALMSITPGISVICEKIFPNRFTHVAELGRMGANIGIEGQSAIVQGVKYLSGAPLTVSDLRAGAALVLAGLVAKGKTEVLRAYHLDRGYEQMEQKLSKLGACIKREKE; from the coding sequence ATGGATAAATTTGTCATAGAAGGTGGGTATGAACTAAAGGGAAGTATTCAGGTAAGCGGCTCAAAAAATTCTGCTCTTCCAATACTTGCTGCAACACTTCTTACAAATGAACCGTGTGTTATAGAAAATGTTCCTAATCTGAAAGACACCCGCTCTATGATAAAACTTTTAAAGGGGCTTGGTGCAGATATTCAATGGACAGGAACAACCATAATGGTTCATTCAGGTGAAGATATAGGAACAGAGGCTCCTTATGAGATTGTCCGAGAGATGAGAGCATCGTTCTGTGTTCTTGGACCTATTCTTGCAAGAAAAAAAACAGCCAGAGTATCTTTTCCTGGTGGGTGTATTATAGGAGCAAGACCTGTTGACCTGCATCTTAAGGGAATGTCTTTACTTGGTGCAGATATAAAAATAGAAGACGGTTATGTTGTTGCAAATACAAAAGGATTAAGGGGTTCACGGATATATCTTGCAGGAGCCTACGGCTCGTCTGTTCTTGCAACAGCAAATGTTATGATGGCGGCAAGTCTTGCAAAAGGCACCACACTTATAGAAAACGCGGCTTCTGAACCGGAGGTTGCCGACCTTGCAAGGTTTCTTATAAAAATGGGTGCAAAGATAAAAGGCACAGGCAACTCTATTTTAGAAATAACAGGTGTCCAACACTTAAAAGGTATCAGGCACAGGATAATACCGGACAGGATTGAGGCAGGGACATTTGCAATTGCAGGCGCAATGATTGGTGAGGATGTAAAAATAAAAAATTGTATAAATGAGCATATGGGCGCGGTAATTAATTTTTTAAAAGAGGCAGATATTCCCTTACAAGCAAAAGAGGACTACTTATGGGTAAGGAAACCCAAATCAAGAAAAAGTGTAAGCATTACAACACTTCCTTACCCCGGTTTTCCGACAGATCTTCAGGCACAGGCAATGGCTTTAATGTCTATTACACCCGGGATATCTGTTATATGTGAAAAAATTTTTCCGAATAGGTTTACACATGTTGCAGAACTGGGCAGGATGGGGGCAAATATAGGAATAGAGGGGCAGTCTGCTATTGTTCAGGGCGTTAAATATTTAAGCGGTGCGCCGCTTACGGTATCTGATTTAAGGGCGGGCGCAGCACTTGTCCTTGCAGGACTTGTTGCGAAAGGAAAAACAGAGGTTTTGCGTGCGTATCATCTTGATAGAGGATATGAACAGATGGAACAAAAACTCTCTAAACTCGGTGCTTGTATAAAAAGAGAAAAGGAGTGA
- a CDS encoding 30S ribosomal protein S16 — MVVIRLKRFGTHKRPFYRVIACDKRVPREGRALEELGYYDPIPNPAVIKLKRDRIEYWISKGAKLSETVESLLKSKNKTPISS; from the coding sequence ATGGTAGTAATAAGACTAAAAAGATTTGGAACACATAAAAGGCCGTTTTATCGTGTTATTGCTTGTGATAAACGGGTTCCAAGAGAAGGCAGGGCCCTTGAAGAACTTGGGTATTATGACCCAATTCCAAATCCTGCTGTTATAAAATTAAAACGGGATAGAATAGAATACTGGATAAGCAAAGGTGCAAAACTTTCTGAAACAGTGGAAAGTTTGTTAAAATCAAAAAATAAAACACCCATCAGTAGTTAG
- a CDS encoding tRNA (guanosine(37)-N1)-methyltransferase TrmD: protein MKIDILTLFPEMFDCIVKTSMWKIAIKRSAVDIQVHNIRDWTYNKHKKADDRPYGGGAGMVLSPEPIFEAVEQLRSKSPYPKDVHIILTIPRGVLFTQAQAQHISTYKHIIVLCGHYEGIDERVSEVLVTDEISIGDYILTSGEIAGMVIIDAVLRLVPGVLGDPNSKYEESFLTGTLEYPHYTRPSQYRGLNVPDVLLSGNHKAIKKWRKEQAEKITREKRPDLLKKDRP from the coding sequence ATGAAAATAGATATACTTACACTATTTCCGGAAATGTTTGATTGTATTGTTAAGACATCTATGTGGAAGATTGCCATAAAAAGAAGTGCCGTAGATATACAGGTGCATAACATAAGGGATTGGACATATAATAAGCATAAAAAAGCAGACGACAGACCATATGGTGGAGGGGCTGGTATGGTTTTAAGTCCTGAACCCATATTTGAGGCAGTAGAGCAATTGCGTTCTAAAAGTCCATATCCAAAAGATGTTCATATAATTCTTACCATCCCCAGAGGGGTTCTTTTTACACAGGCACAGGCACAACATATTTCAACATATAAACATATAATTGTTTTGTGTGGACATTATGAAGGTATAGACGAAAGAGTTTCAGAGGTGCTTGTTACAGATGAAATTTCAATAGGAGATTATATTCTTACATCAGGCGAAATTGCAGGAATGGTTATAATAGATGCAGTATTAAGGCTTGTTCCCGGTGTTTTAGGTGACCCAAATTCAAAGTACGAAGAATCATTCCTAACAGGGACATTAGAATATCCTCATTACACAAGACCTTCACAGTACAGGGGATTGAATGTGCCAGATGTTCTTCTTTCAGGTAACCATAAGGCCATAAAAAAATGGAGAAAAGAGCAGGCAGAAAAAATAACAAGAGAAAAAAGACCAGATTTGTTAAAAAAAGATAGGCCTTAA
- a CDS encoding 50S ribosomal protein L19 — MAALNSLKKIGLIESGFLKKDIPSFSVGDTVRIYTKITEEEKTRTQMFEGTVIRKSGKSISSTVILRKVIGSDAVEKMFPLHSPNVDKIIKVKSGKVRRARLYYLRHRLGKGLKIESYQPTHGVENLTHSTGREVLAEKGRKKQESKTAPETAPAGQGTSQ, encoded by the coding sequence ATGGCAGCACTTAATAGCTTAAAAAAAATTGGTTTAATAGAAAGCGGTTTTTTAAAAAAGGATATTCCATCTTTTAGTGTAGGAGATACTGTTCGTATATACACAAAGATAACAGAAGAAGAGAAGACAAGGACACAGATGTTTGAAGGCACTGTTATAAGAAAGTCAGGGAAGTCTATATCCTCAACGGTTATATTAAGAAAAGTAATAGGTTCTGATGCAGTGGAAAAGATGTTCCCCTTACATTCTCCGAATGTTGATAAAATAATAAAGGTAAAAAGTGGCAAAGTAAGACGGGCCCGTCTTTATTACCTGAGGCACAGACTTGGAAAGGGACTAAAAATTGAAAGCTACCAGCCCACCCATGGCGTTGAAAACCTTACCCATTCCACTGGGCGGGAAGTCTTGGCCGAAAAAGGCAGAAAGAAGCAGGAATCAAAAACGGCTCCAGAGACTGCTCCAGCTGGACAGGGAACTTCGCAGTAA
- a CDS encoding ribonuclease HII, producing MALKTLPIPLGGKSWPKKAERSRNQKRLQRLLQLDRELRSKGYKTIAGVDEAGRGPLAGPVVSAAVCLLQTDFTSVIADSKLLSNKQRQEAYIEILRKAYIGIGIAAEGRIDADNIHRATLYSMKKAVNNLIVKPDCIIVDGPYTPKFDFEIPAFPIVSGDNRSCSIACASIIAKVTRDWIMDHYDKVFPSYGFSKNKGYGTPFHLSSIKNLGLSSIHRKTFIIKSLAASYVVPVKLVP from the coding sequence ATGGCGTTGAAAACCTTACCCATTCCACTGGGCGGGAAGTCTTGGCCGAAAAAGGCAGAAAGAAGCAGGAATCAAAAACGGCTCCAGAGACTGCTCCAGCTGGACAGGGAACTTCGCAGTAAGGGTTATAAAACAATCGCAGGTGTAGACGAAGCAGGCAGAGGTCCTTTAGCAGGGCCTGTTGTATCTGCTGCTGTGTGTCTTCTACAAACAGATTTCACATCTGTTATTGCAGACTCAAAGCTCCTTTCAAACAAGCAGAGGCAGGAAGCATATATTGAAATACTAAGAAAAGCATATATTGGTATAGGAATAGCCGCAGAAGGCAGGATTGATGCCGATAATATTCACAGGGCTACGCTTTATTCAATGAAAAAGGCTGTGAACAATTTAATTGTCAAGCCTGATTGTATTATTGTAGACGGTCCTTATACTCCAAAGTTTGATTTTGAAATTCCAGCCTTTCCGATAGTGTCTGGTGATAACAGGTCCTGCAGTATTGCCTGCGCCTCAATTATTGCAAAGGTTACAAGAGACTGGATTATGGACCACTATGATAAGGTTTTCCCTTCCTACGGATTTTCAAAAAACAAAGGCTATGGAACCCCCTTCCATCTTTCTTCAATAAAAAATTTAGGGCTCTCCTCTATTCATAGAAAAACATTTATAATCAAGTCGCTTGCCGCTTCTTATGTTGTTCCTGTAAAACTTGTCCCCTGA
- a CDS encoding YraN family protein: MDNLGKTGEKHAVNFLKQNGYRIQQCNWKCPLGEIDIIASDRDILCIIEVKTRQDQEFGGPWDAINDRKKHKISKLAQWYCSQKGIKNRSLRFDVVLLWADSDGKITNTELLRDAIRL; the protein is encoded by the coding sequence ATGGATAACTTAGGAAAAACAGGTGAAAAACATGCGGTCAACTTCTTAAAACAAAACGGATACAGGATACAACAATGCAACTGGAAGTGTCCGTTGGGCGAGATTGATATAATTGCATCTGACAGGGATATATTGTGTATCATAGAGGTTAAGACAAGACAAGACCAAGAGTTTGGAGGGCCCTGGGATGCAATAAATGATAGGAAAAAACACAAAATATCAAAACTTGCCCAGTGGTATTGTAGCCAAAAAGGTATAAAAAACAGATCTCTCAGATTTGATGTGGTTCTGTTATGGGCAGATTCCGATGGTAAGATAACAAATACTGAACTTTTAAGAGATGCAATCAGGTTGTAG